From a single Peromyscus maniculatus bairdii isolate BWxNUB_F1_BW_parent chromosome 4, HU_Pman_BW_mat_3.1, whole genome shotgun sequence genomic region:
- the Shf gene encoding SH2 domain-containing adapter protein F isoform X4 → MEPYEAQKMMAEIRGTKETSVQPLPLYDTPYEPEDEGVSPEGEGTPWPRESRLPEDDERPPEEYDQPWEWKKERISKAFAVDIKVIKDLPWPPPVGQLDSSPSLPDGDRDISGPASPLPEPSLEDGSAQFEGSEKSCLSPGREEKGRLPPRLSAGNPKSAKPLGVEPSSPLGEWTDPALPLENQVWYHGAISRTDAENLLRLCKEASYLVRNSETSKNDFSLSLKSSQGFMHMKLSRTKEHKYVLGQNSPPFSSVPEIVHHYASRKLPIKGAEHMSLLYPVAIRTL, encoded by the exons ATGGAGCCTTATGAGGCCCAAAAGATGATGGCTG AGATCCGGGGTACGAAGGAGACTTCAGTCCAGCCCCTACCTCTCTATGACACACCCTATGAACCTGAGGATGAGGGGGTGAGCCCAGAAGGTGAGGGGACTCCCTGGCCCAGGGAATCCCGCCTGCCCGAGGATGATGAGAGGCCTCCAGAAGAGTATGACCAGCCCTGGGAGTGGAAGAAGGAACGGATTTCCAAAGCCTTTGCTG TTGACATAAAGGTCATCAAAGACCTACCTTGGCCTCCGCCTGTGGGACAGCTggacagcagcccctccctgccTGACGGGGACAGGGACATCTCCGGTCCAGCTTCACCCCTCCCAGAGCCCAGCCTGGAGGATGGCAGCG CCCAGTTTGAAGGATCGGAGAAGAGCTGCCTGTCACCCGGCCGGGAGGAGAAGGGGCGGCTCCCTCCCCGGCTTTCTGCTGGGAACCCCAAGTCAGCCAAGCCCCTAGGCGTGGAACCCAGCAGCCCCCTTGGGGAGTGGACAGATCCAGCATTGCCTCTGGAAAACCAggt CTGGTACCATGGAGCCATCAGCCGAACAGACGCCGAGAACCTGCTCCGGCTCTGCAAAGAGGCCAGCTACCTGGTGCGCAACAGTGAGACCAGCAAGAAcgacttctctctctccctcaa gagcagccagggcttcatgcacatgAAGCTGTCCCGGACCAAGGAACACAAGTACGTGCTGGGCCAGAACAGCCCACCCTTCAGCAGCGTCCCCGAAATCGTGCACCACTATGCCAGCCGCAAGCTGCCCATAAAGGGGGCGGAACACATGTCCCTGCTCTACCCTGTGGCCATCCGGACTCTGTAG
- the Shf gene encoding SH2 domain-containing adapter protein F isoform X2, which produces MLLSGAPPPGSGPGPRAQGSAGGGPGGSRRGAGGAGAGPGGGGGSGGVAKWLREHLGFRGGGGGGGAKPAPPEPDYRPPAPCPAAPPAPPPDILAAYRLQRDRDFEDPYSGGSSVSAALSTPAAPGPTPPPRHGSPPHRLIRVETPGPPAPPPEERISGPHASSDRLAILEDYADPFDVQETGEGSGGTSVAPEKVPENDGYMEPYEAQKMMAEIRGTKETSVQPLPLYDTPYEPEDEGVSPEGEGTPWPRESRLPEDDERPPEEYDQPWEWKKERISKAFAVDIKVIKDLPWPPPVGQLDSSPSLPDGDRDISGPASPLPEPSLEDGSAQFEGSEKSCLSPGREEKGRLPPRLSAGNPKSAKPLGVEPSSPLGEWTDPALPLENQVWYHGAISRTDAENLLRLCKEASYLVRNSETSKNDFSLSLNQAGKNHMPCEHLLAPPRALGNLKCQETPQPLYFKEKST; this is translated from the exons ATGCTACTGAGCGGAGCTCCTCCTCCGGGCTCCGGCCCGGGGCCGCGGGCGCAGGGCAGCGCGGGGGGCGGCCCCGGGGGATCTCGCCGCGGGGCTGGGGGTGCGGGGGCTGGCCCGGGAgggggcggcggcagcggtggagTCGCAAAGTGGCTGCGGGAGCACCTTGGCTTtcgcgggggcggcggcggcgggggcgccAAGCCCGCCCCCCCAGAGCCGGACTACCGCCCCCCAGCGCCCTGCCCGGCCGCGCCCCCTGCGCCGCCCCCGGACATCCTGGCCGCCTACCGGCTGCAGCGTGACCGCGACTTCGAAGACCCCTACTCCGGGGGCTCCTCCGTGTCCGCCGCCCTTTCCACCCCCGCCGCCCCTGGCCCCACTCCGCCCCCGCGCCACGGCTCACCCCCGCACCGCCTCATTCGGGTCGAGACCCCCGgccccccagctccccctccGGAGGAGCGGATCTCCGGACCCCATGCCAGCAGCGACCGG TTGGCAATCTTAGAAGACTACGCGGACCCCTTTGATGTTCAGGAGACCGGTGAAGGCTCGGGAGGAACTTCAGTAGCTCCAGAGAAGGTCCCCGAAAATGATGGCTACATGGAGCCTTATGAGGCCCAAAAGATGATGGCTG AGATCCGGGGTACGAAGGAGACTTCAGTCCAGCCCCTACCTCTCTATGACACACCCTATGAACCTGAGGATGAGGGGGTGAGCCCAGAAGGTGAGGGGACTCCCTGGCCCAGGGAATCCCGCCTGCCCGAGGATGATGAGAGGCCTCCAGAAGAGTATGACCAGCCCTGGGAGTGGAAGAAGGAACGGATTTCCAAAGCCTTTGCTG TTGACATAAAGGTCATCAAAGACCTACCTTGGCCTCCGCCTGTGGGACAGCTggacagcagcccctccctgccTGACGGGGACAGGGACATCTCCGGTCCAGCTTCACCCCTCCCAGAGCCCAGCCTGGAGGATGGCAGCG CCCAGTTTGAAGGATCGGAGAAGAGCTGCCTGTCACCCGGCCGGGAGGAGAAGGGGCGGCTCCCTCCCCGGCTTTCTGCTGGGAACCCCAAGTCAGCCAAGCCCCTAGGCGTGGAACCCAGCAGCCCCCTTGGGGAGTGGACAGATCCAGCATTGCCTCTGGAAAACCAggt CTGGTACCATGGAGCCATCAGCCGAACAGACGCCGAGAACCTGCTCCGGCTCTGCAAAGAGGCCAGCTACCTGGTGCGCAACAGTGAGACCAGCAAGAAcgacttctctctctccctcaa CCAGGCCGGGAAGAACCACATGCCCTGTGAACATCTGCTGGCTCCACCCCGGGCGCTAGGGAACCTGAAATGTCAAGAGACTCCTCAGCCCCTGTACTTCAAGGAAAAAAGCACTTGA
- the Shf gene encoding SH2 domain-containing adapter protein F isoform X5, whose protein sequence is MLLSGAPPPGSGPGPRAQGSAGGGPGGSRRGAGGAGAGPGGGGGSGGVAKWLREHLGFRGGGGGGGAKPAPPEPDYRPPAPCPAAPPAPPPDILAAYRLQRDRDFEDPYSGGSSVSAALSTPAAPGPTPPPRHGSPPHRLIRVETPGPPAPPPEERISGPHASSDRLAILEDYADPFDVQETGEGSGGTSVAPEKVPENDGYMEPYEAQKMMAEIRGTKETSVQPLPLYDTPYEPEDEGVSPEGEGTPWPRESRLPEDDERPPEEYDQPWEWKKERISKAFAAGTMEPSAEQTPRTCSGSAKRPATWCATVRPARTTSLSPSRAARASCT, encoded by the exons ATGCTACTGAGCGGAGCTCCTCCTCCGGGCTCCGGCCCGGGGCCGCGGGCGCAGGGCAGCGCGGGGGGCGGCCCCGGGGGATCTCGCCGCGGGGCTGGGGGTGCGGGGGCTGGCCCGGGAgggggcggcggcagcggtggagTCGCAAAGTGGCTGCGGGAGCACCTTGGCTTtcgcgggggcggcggcggcgggggcgccAAGCCCGCCCCCCCAGAGCCGGACTACCGCCCCCCAGCGCCCTGCCCGGCCGCGCCCCCTGCGCCGCCCCCGGACATCCTGGCCGCCTACCGGCTGCAGCGTGACCGCGACTTCGAAGACCCCTACTCCGGGGGCTCCTCCGTGTCCGCCGCCCTTTCCACCCCCGCCGCCCCTGGCCCCACTCCGCCCCCGCGCCACGGCTCACCCCCGCACCGCCTCATTCGGGTCGAGACCCCCGgccccccagctccccctccGGAGGAGCGGATCTCCGGACCCCATGCCAGCAGCGACCGG TTGGCAATCTTAGAAGACTACGCGGACCCCTTTGATGTTCAGGAGACCGGTGAAGGCTCGGGAGGAACTTCAGTAGCTCCAGAGAAGGTCCCCGAAAATGATGGCTACATGGAGCCTTATGAGGCCCAAAAGATGATGGCTG AGATCCGGGGTACGAAGGAGACTTCAGTCCAGCCCCTACCTCTCTATGACACACCCTATGAACCTGAGGATGAGGGGGTGAGCCCAGAAGGTGAGGGGACTCCCTGGCCCAGGGAATCCCGCCTGCCCGAGGATGATGAGAGGCCTCCAGAAGAGTATGACCAGCCCTGGGAGTGGAAGAAGGAACGGATTTCCAAAGCCTTTGCTG CTGGTACCATGGAGCCATCAGCCGAACAGACGCCGAGAACCTGCTCCGGCTCTGCAAAGAGGCCAGCTACCTGGTGCGCAACAGTGAGACCAGCAAGAAcgacttctctctctccctcaa gagcagccagggcttcatgcacatgA
- the Shf gene encoding SH2 domain-containing adapter protein F isoform X1, whose amino-acid sequence MLLSGAPPPGSGPGPRAQGSAGGGPGGSRRGAGGAGAGPGGGGGSGGVAKWLREHLGFRGGGGGGGAKPAPPEPDYRPPAPCPAAPPAPPPDILAAYRLQRDRDFEDPYSGGSSVSAALSTPAAPGPTPPPRHGSPPHRLIRVETPGPPAPPPEERISGPHASSDRLAILEDYADPFDVQETGEGSGGTSVAPEKVPENDGYMEPYEAQKMMAEIRGTKETSVQPLPLYDTPYEPEDEGVSPEGEGTPWPRESRLPEDDERPPEEYDQPWEWKKERISKAFAVDIKVIKDLPWPPPVGQLDSSPSLPDGDRDISGPASPLPEPSLEDGSAQFEGSEKSCLSPGREEKGRLPPRLSAGNPKSAKPLGVEPSSPLGEWTDPALPLENQVWYHGAISRTDAENLLRLCKEASYLVRNSETSKNDFSLSLKSSQGFMHMKLSRTKEHKYVLGQNSPPFSSVPEIVHHYASRKLPIKGAEHMSLLYPVAIRTL is encoded by the exons ATGCTACTGAGCGGAGCTCCTCCTCCGGGCTCCGGCCCGGGGCCGCGGGCGCAGGGCAGCGCGGGGGGCGGCCCCGGGGGATCTCGCCGCGGGGCTGGGGGTGCGGGGGCTGGCCCGGGAgggggcggcggcagcggtggagTCGCAAAGTGGCTGCGGGAGCACCTTGGCTTtcgcgggggcggcggcggcgggggcgccAAGCCCGCCCCCCCAGAGCCGGACTACCGCCCCCCAGCGCCCTGCCCGGCCGCGCCCCCTGCGCCGCCCCCGGACATCCTGGCCGCCTACCGGCTGCAGCGTGACCGCGACTTCGAAGACCCCTACTCCGGGGGCTCCTCCGTGTCCGCCGCCCTTTCCACCCCCGCCGCCCCTGGCCCCACTCCGCCCCCGCGCCACGGCTCACCCCCGCACCGCCTCATTCGGGTCGAGACCCCCGgccccccagctccccctccGGAGGAGCGGATCTCCGGACCCCATGCCAGCAGCGACCGG TTGGCAATCTTAGAAGACTACGCGGACCCCTTTGATGTTCAGGAGACCGGTGAAGGCTCGGGAGGAACTTCAGTAGCTCCAGAGAAGGTCCCCGAAAATGATGGCTACATGGAGCCTTATGAGGCCCAAAAGATGATGGCTG AGATCCGGGGTACGAAGGAGACTTCAGTCCAGCCCCTACCTCTCTATGACACACCCTATGAACCTGAGGATGAGGGGGTGAGCCCAGAAGGTGAGGGGACTCCCTGGCCCAGGGAATCCCGCCTGCCCGAGGATGATGAGAGGCCTCCAGAAGAGTATGACCAGCCCTGGGAGTGGAAGAAGGAACGGATTTCCAAAGCCTTTGCTG TTGACATAAAGGTCATCAAAGACCTACCTTGGCCTCCGCCTGTGGGACAGCTggacagcagcccctccctgccTGACGGGGACAGGGACATCTCCGGTCCAGCTTCACCCCTCCCAGAGCCCAGCCTGGAGGATGGCAGCG CCCAGTTTGAAGGATCGGAGAAGAGCTGCCTGTCACCCGGCCGGGAGGAGAAGGGGCGGCTCCCTCCCCGGCTTTCTGCTGGGAACCCCAAGTCAGCCAAGCCCCTAGGCGTGGAACCCAGCAGCCCCCTTGGGGAGTGGACAGATCCAGCATTGCCTCTGGAAAACCAggt CTGGTACCATGGAGCCATCAGCCGAACAGACGCCGAGAACCTGCTCCGGCTCTGCAAAGAGGCCAGCTACCTGGTGCGCAACAGTGAGACCAGCAAGAAcgacttctctctctccctcaa gagcagccagggcttcatgcacatgAAGCTGTCCCGGACCAAGGAACACAAGTACGTGCTGGGCCAGAACAGCCCACCCTTCAGCAGCGTCCCCGAAATCGTGCACCACTATGCCAGCCGCAAGCTGCCCATAAAGGGGGCGGAACACATGTCCCTGCTCTACCCTGTGGCCATCCGGACTCTGTAG
- the Shf gene encoding SH2 domain-containing adapter protein F isoform X3, with translation MLLSGAPPPGSGPGPRAQGSAGGGPGGSRRGAGGAGAGPGGGGGSGGVAKWLREHLGFRGGGGGGGAKPAPPEPDYRPPAPCPAAPPAPPPDILAAYRLQRDRDFEDPYSGGSSVSAALSTPAAPGPTPPPRHGSPPHRLIRVETPGPPAPPPEERISGPHASSDRLAILEDYADPFDVQETGEGSGGTSVAPEKVPENDGYMEPYEAQKMMAEIRGTKETSVQPLPLYDTPYEPEDEGVSPEGEGTPWPRESRLPEDDERPPEEYDQPWEWKKERISKAFAAQFEGSEKSCLSPGREEKGRLPPRLSAGNPKSAKPLGVEPSSPLGEWTDPALPLENQVWYHGAISRTDAENLLRLCKEASYLVRNSETSKNDFSLSLKSSQGFMHMKLSRTKEHKYVLGQNSPPFSSVPEIVHHYASRKLPIKGAEHMSLLYPVAIRTL, from the exons ATGCTACTGAGCGGAGCTCCTCCTCCGGGCTCCGGCCCGGGGCCGCGGGCGCAGGGCAGCGCGGGGGGCGGCCCCGGGGGATCTCGCCGCGGGGCTGGGGGTGCGGGGGCTGGCCCGGGAgggggcggcggcagcggtggagTCGCAAAGTGGCTGCGGGAGCACCTTGGCTTtcgcgggggcggcggcggcgggggcgccAAGCCCGCCCCCCCAGAGCCGGACTACCGCCCCCCAGCGCCCTGCCCGGCCGCGCCCCCTGCGCCGCCCCCGGACATCCTGGCCGCCTACCGGCTGCAGCGTGACCGCGACTTCGAAGACCCCTACTCCGGGGGCTCCTCCGTGTCCGCCGCCCTTTCCACCCCCGCCGCCCCTGGCCCCACTCCGCCCCCGCGCCACGGCTCACCCCCGCACCGCCTCATTCGGGTCGAGACCCCCGgccccccagctccccctccGGAGGAGCGGATCTCCGGACCCCATGCCAGCAGCGACCGG TTGGCAATCTTAGAAGACTACGCGGACCCCTTTGATGTTCAGGAGACCGGTGAAGGCTCGGGAGGAACTTCAGTAGCTCCAGAGAAGGTCCCCGAAAATGATGGCTACATGGAGCCTTATGAGGCCCAAAAGATGATGGCTG AGATCCGGGGTACGAAGGAGACTTCAGTCCAGCCCCTACCTCTCTATGACACACCCTATGAACCTGAGGATGAGGGGGTGAGCCCAGAAGGTGAGGGGACTCCCTGGCCCAGGGAATCCCGCCTGCCCGAGGATGATGAGAGGCCTCCAGAAGAGTATGACCAGCCCTGGGAGTGGAAGAAGGAACGGATTTCCAAAGCCTTTGCTG CCCAGTTTGAAGGATCGGAGAAGAGCTGCCTGTCACCCGGCCGGGAGGAGAAGGGGCGGCTCCCTCCCCGGCTTTCTGCTGGGAACCCCAAGTCAGCCAAGCCCCTAGGCGTGGAACCCAGCAGCCCCCTTGGGGAGTGGACAGATCCAGCATTGCCTCTGGAAAACCAggt CTGGTACCATGGAGCCATCAGCCGAACAGACGCCGAGAACCTGCTCCGGCTCTGCAAAGAGGCCAGCTACCTGGTGCGCAACAGTGAGACCAGCAAGAAcgacttctctctctccctcaa gagcagccagggcttcatgcacatgAAGCTGTCCCGGACCAAGGAACACAAGTACGTGCTGGGCCAGAACAGCCCACCCTTCAGCAGCGTCCCCGAAATCGTGCACCACTATGCCAGCCGCAAGCTGCCCATAAAGGGGGCGGAACACATGTCCCTGCTCTACCCTGTGGCCATCCGGACTCTGTAG